In the Neodiprion virginianus isolate iyNeoVirg1 chromosome 2, iyNeoVirg1.1, whole genome shotgun sequence genome, ATGGCAAAtcagaaagagaaaatgacTGACGATGAATTGGTTACGTTAGAACTATTGCGGGACGTTCTTGAAACTATCATAGAAATCGTGGAGTTGGATATAATCTTCAATGCGTAAATGACTTCTGAATCTTGCGATGGAAAGGTAACgcgtttttgaaatttgatccaATTTCGTTCATTGGTTTACGGATTGAATCACCGCAACGATTTGGTTGATGGAAGTTTTACTATTACGTAGCCTTAAAACAAATGCGACCAGAAATGAATAGTCATGTTTTAGAATTTGAGTTCGTCGAGTAACTGGTAATTCGAAACTATCTCGATCGCCAAGTCTGCTTGATCATATCGGCAGCCTTTTCGCCGATCATGTAAATCACAGCGTTGGAATGTCCAGTGGGAATGGCAGGCATGATTGAAGCGTCGGCAACGCGGAGACCGGTGACACCATGCACCCTGAGTTGCGGGTCGACAACGGCATCGACATCGGAGGCGGGTCCCATCTTGGCGGTGCCAATTTCGTGGTTCATCATGGATGGCAGATGCTTGATGGCGCATCGCCAGTAGTCGTCGGTGCCAAAAGGCAGAGTCCGACACCCGGGGATCTTGATATCATGAAGACGAGAGTCATATTTTCTGAAAGGTTCACTCTGCGATATATTGATAGCAAGTTTGACTCCCTCTAAGATTATCTCCAAATCGGCCGGGTGGCTGAAGAAGTTCGGGTCGATGATTGGGCTCTGGAAAGGATCCTTTGACTTGAGCTTGATCCTTCCGACGCTGCGAGGGTTCTGAACAATGGGCCAGATCGACCAGGCATCGCGGCCCTCGATCGGTTTGTACACCGCATTATAAAGCTCGTCGGTTATCCCCAGAGCCCTTCTCAAGGTCAGTCCGTTGTCGGAATGGAGTGAGCCGGATGCGAAGAGCAGCTCGATGTCTGGTCTTTCGTCCTGGGCATATTTGCTCCTGATAAAAGCTAGCGCTTCGGCTCCGCCGGGTATCGTCATCGGCCCCTTTCGGTTCATCACGTAGTCCAGTAACACGCCGGGTCTGGCCAGCTGCCTGGGGAGAAGAGTTACGCTCTGGTTGACCAGGAAACTCAACCCCAGGAAACCGACGTGCTCGTAGAGGTTATACCCAACCTTAGAGTCCTTCAATACCGGGATGCCTAGTTCCTCCAGGTGCTCCTTCGGTCCGATTCCCGAGAGCATGAGCAGTTTCGCAGAGTCGATGGTCCCGGCGGAGAGAACGACTTCTCTGGAGCACCGCACCTGGTGGAACTTCTTTCTTCTGACATACTCGACCCCGTATGCGCGTTTGTTTTCGTCGAAGAGGATCTTGGTGACCCTGGCGTTGGTCATAACGTGAAGATTTGGTCTTTGATCCCTGAGATACGCCTTGGCGGCGCTGCACCTCGTGCCCTTGTCCATGTTGACCTGAATGAAGGAGAAGCCGATCTGGTTGGCACCGTTGTAATCGACGATGGGATAACCGAGGCGTTCGCCGGCACGGAGAAATACATTGGCCAAGGGCGAGTGGTAGGGAACGTATTCGACGCAGACGTGTCCCTGTCTGTTGTGCCAGGTGGAGTTGTTTAGCTCAGGGATGTCGAAGCGCTCGCTCTTCTTGAAGTAGGGAAGCACCTCGTTCCAAGACCAACCCTTGTTGCCCATTTTCGCCCAGTTTTCGTAGTCCTCTTTTCCGCCTCTGGTGTGGATCATGTAGTTGAGTGTGCTCGTGCCGCCGAGGGTCTTTCCTCTGGGCCAGGGACACTGTCTGTTTATCATTCCCAGGCAGGCGTTAGTCTGTGGCTCGACTTTGTAGCCCCAGTTGAACTCTGTGAGCTGAAAGACGCTCACTAGCATAGGGATGTCGTTCAGAACGTTCATCATTCCCCCGGCCTCCAGTAGCAGTATTTTCCACTTCGGGTTCTCCGAGAGACGATTCGCTACCGCCGAACCCGCCGAACCTGATCCTACGACGATAAAGTCGTAGGTCGTTCTTTCCGGCTTGTAGTTTGATGGGATGTTGTTGCTTTGAGTTTGACGATAGTTTCGGATCACATCGAAGAACGATTGGCCCTCCACCATACAGGTCAACGATATCAGGCACATGATCTTTTTCAGTTCCATCATCCTGCAATGAaagttttcttcaatttttcatgaacAGATTATTCACGGCGCACGGGATTTTATGgccaagaaaatttttaagttttatCATGATTTACGATGCGAGGTCAGTGGATGCGAAATCGAGTGTACTTCAGTTGGAAACAAGACTCAATTCCATTGATGTTCTTCATCATGGTGAAACTAGCCGCCAATTTACAGAAAGTTCCTACTAATGTATCAGCGGATAAGTATCAGAAACATTAAAACGCCACTGATTGGagttaatttttcatgaaaatcactGTGTGGAAAAAGGAATTTTTATGAACTGGAAGCTCACTAAAGACGATTGGCGATTGTCATATATTTAGACAGCATGAAGTTACTCTTAAGAAATTAATACAAACGCACGAAAGTTGCGATAAAACTGACGTAAATTTGAAGTCCAAACTTATTGTACGGttgtataattaatcattatttaCTGTTCAAGTCagatttcaacattttccaaAAGCTCCGAAAAGACGACTTCGTTTCGTTGTTGATACAATACATATTGCGTTATAATAATTGTACCGAGCtcttttataaatttgaaaaaatcattcattaAACCAACTATTCTGTCGTAAATAAATTGGGTATTTCGAATTAGAAAGTTCGTTGCAACGAGAAAATACAAACTCAGATTTTTCTAAAGTTGGACCGACTGCATCATTTTCTCGAAATGAAACTaagtctcaaatttttttgcttttttggAGGTTATTTCGTGTGCAAAGCCCGATTTTGGCGATTCAGTCcgttttgaaataatatttgtagTCACTGGTGTGAACAATTCTGGTTTTCATTTCTCCGCAATTGTCGAAAGTTTTTATAGTAGAAAGACAAAATCAAACCAGGTATACCAGTCAAGTAATGAACTTTCTTGTAGCCCACATTTTCTTCTAAATCAACACCGTTATTATGTACGAATCGTGAAACTCACCTTCCGCAGACTTTCAGTGTTGCTCCAACGAACCAAAATTCAAGATCAAAAATTCTCCCTCCGCCTCGCCACTCTGTCCTTCACCGGGTCATTCACACTTTGATCTGATCCGCAGTTGCTTAGTAAAACTGAACATCAAATAAGTTTGGAATCGAATCCCCGAGCAACGGCAGAGCAACAACAACTCAAAAAGttcaaaaacaagaaaaaaaaaaaaacaccttcAACAACGCAATGATCACACGAACAACATTGATAATAATGGCGTCGATTAACCGGTCACTGTTGCCACACTTTGAGCACGCAGTGTATAACAATAATGTGTAATAAATGACGTTGGGAAACAATAAACTACCGATTGTTATTGTCAGCTAACTCTTGCCAAAGCGATCCTGCGGAGACGGTGTCTGACTGAGAAAGGCGCTTTCTCGTTACTGTCCACGCGTATTACTTATGTCCGTACCAAACCAGAGGAGAATGCATACGATGAGCACAGGCCTTCCACCACCTCCACTTGCCTCTCTTCCCTTCCCTCGTTTCATTTTACCTATTACCTTCACGATGATAATCACACGTGAAATATTCCAGCTGTTTTGATGGTTCGACTGGGCGAACATTCAgatttactgaaaatatttttgtgaaCAATTTAAATCGCGACAGTTTGTGAGGATGAAGTTTAGtgacgttactgtaacgatgcatgtttaggaaaaatcgctGATTCGCAACTTTGTGAGTTTCGGACATTTGGTAAACCGTTTAAGGGGGGAGCCTGCTTTagaggcttcaaaaaatcggttttttcggggatttttttgggaaggaaagaaatatccgATTAAAACGAGACTTTCAGGGTTTATTGTTATGTATTTCAACAGTCTTCTCGAATTTATTCATTAGGATACATGTCATGTTATGCCTGGTACAAGCATTTCACCGAGGCGTCTCGAGTATGCATTTGTCGTGCGGCGGGAAAGGTGCAGGTCGCAATTTccatctgaaacaaagaaaccaaaaaaatttttacttctcagTAGTATAGCTTCTAGTTAAACCAAGAACATTccacaaaaagtgaaaaaatcaacagtttttcgcaaattaaaaaaaaaattcatttttcttgggAAAAGAAGTCACTTtagattgtttaaaaagtgGGTTAATCTTAACTTTCTTAAGGTTTTTTAGGTTCAACTAGAAGAGAATTTCATCCCGAGTACAATGCAATTTGTCTCGTTTCGATAGGACGTTTAGTTTTTTCCCTATCTTTCCCGCCAATTAGGAAAAagcgtaaaaatgaaaaacggagaaatcgtgcgtcaaagttttcgtacataaaaaatcgtaattttcatGAACTTACCGCATTAATATGCTAATCACCGATTCCTGGTCCATAGAATTGCCCTtcagactcttcaaaaaactggttcaaaacttcaaaaaactggttcagactcttcaaaaaactggttgaaaacttcaaaaaaccgCTCGTATACCTGCTCGACGCTTGCTCActatttcttctgtaactccgaaaatatttcgaatttgcgtCTCAAATTTTAGGGACACATTCTTGGATAGTTTGGAAagacatttatgcaaaaaaaaaaaatcgattttttgaagcctctAAAGCAGGCTCCCCCCTTAAACAAAATATTGGCCTTGCGCTCCATGTTCTCATCTTATCCTCGtggtttattttcatttttatttttatttttattatttttgttattttaataattggTTTGTATAATCGTTAAGTGAGCACCTATTTCCAATAAAAATCATTCGCTCGGTCtctctgtaaaaattttggtcGTTGATTTTCGTCAACCGTGTAATCGGGCTCTGCtcgtatttgaaataaatgaaatgaaatgaaataaaatatacataccgATTCTGAAAAGCTAACTTCTTGAAAATTATCACAAATTGACC is a window encoding:
- the LOC124299272 gene encoding glucose dehydrogenase [FAD, quinone]-like — protein: MMELKKIMCLISLTCMVEGQSFFDVIRNYRQTQSNNIPSNYKPERTTYDFIVVGSGSAGSAVANRLSENPKWKILLLEAGGMMNVLNDIPMLVSVFQLTEFNWGYKVEPQTNACLGMINRQCPWPRGKTLGGTSTLNYMIHTRGGKEDYENWAKMGNKGWSWNEVLPYFKKSERFDIPELNNSTWHNRQGHVCVEYVPYHSPLANVFLRAGERLGYPIVDYNGANQIGFSFIQVNMDKGTRCSAAKAYLRDQRPNLHVMTNARVTKILFDENKRAYGVEYVRRKKFHQVRCSREVVLSAGTIDSAKLLMLSGIGPKEHLEELGIPVLKDSKVGYNLYEHVGFLGLSFLVNQSVTLLPRQLARPGVLLDYVMNRKGPMTIPGGAEALAFIRSKYAQDERPDIELLFASGSLHSDNGLTLRRALGITDELYNAVYKPIEGRDAWSIWPIVQNPRSVGRIKLKSKDPFQSPIIDPNFFSHPADLEIILEGVKLAINISQSEPFRKYDSRLHDIKIPGCRTLPFGTDDYWRCAIKHLPSMMNHEIGTAKMGPASDVDAVVDPQLRVHGVTGLRVADASIMPAIPTGHSNAVIYMIGEKAADMIKQTWRSR